One window from the genome of Pyrobaculum ferrireducens encodes:
- a CDS encoding NEW3 domain-containing protein, which yields MLPIYRIMLMVFLTAFVLAQTNPALQQPQFNLALSYSPPYIYPGSVVQLYITLVSAQPLSNVYVDVDSPFKVLTGSTIQVQQLSAGVPATFISLVQIPLDARPGYYRIRVTAYTLTRSAESSVDIEVLPFDFSTLVVPRPTSYLAGQAVQLPVLLFNPTADFLKVRVSINGSVVSRFLNSSLSCDAVVPPKSNSTCLLNFALSKDLRPGFYNATLEIALSSLSGYAGSVVFRKTVQLPVVSGAEVNVLATPSQQPIPGSPTLVTLAISQGGPAPLQNVTVQVLDGDGVKVLAGGVVAVPVLTQLQLPVQLLITKQGEVRIPVEICYFSGTCIIKYADLYIPRSGLFINAVFNPPQGYPGSLTQATFVIATNYTMSNVGVEVYSPFKAITSTSSAIPFIAPQSPATFNIIFEIPRDAKPGVYPINISVAGTLYTFHYEVLRPEFNVAAVFNPPVAYPGALISGTLTVVSPFNARNVNISISTPLTLLTPSSYYVPYMPQGQPYSTYLVIQIPDGYPPGRYPIAVSINGISYTYYITVSQPNVVIQNVLVTPPKILEGTPVAQVNVQVINTGPVVARNVTVTLLNSTIGRQSYTLDYLPPGSPVTLTFYIDASKLSPGNYNVVALASWEGGGSTARGLLEIGRKDSLRITYRVYNVAPGSTAVLMINVTNLGPEEAKNVRISLTPSQVFELHASNIADAATAGVRILGDVPPGATVSTAFLLDVSDKAVNGIYTLTLVLTWNQTGVFAPALQYVNIPIEVRGGLDMFVVVPLVLTIVLVLAGIAMALRRRRRG from the coding sequence ATGCTTCCGATATATCGGATAATGCTGATGGTTTTTCTCACAGCGTTCGTATTGGCCCAGACAAATCCCGCTCTACAACAGCCACAGTTTAATCTGGCGTTGTCATACTCCCCGCCATATATCTACCCGGGCTCCGTGGTCCAGCTCTACATCACCCTTGTCTCTGCTCAGCCGCTGTCCAATGTCTATGTAGATGTTGACTCTCCATTTAAGGTCTTGACGGGGTCAACTATTCAGGTACAGCAACTCTCTGCCGGCGTCCCGGCGACTTTCATCTCTTTGGTTCAAATACCTCTAGATGCCCGCCCCGGCTACTACAGAATTCGAGTTACGGCCTACACACTTACCCGCTCAGCGGAGTCAAGTGTAGACATAGAAGTTCTCCCATTTGATTTTTCCACCCTCGTGGTGCCAAGGCCGACGTCTTATTTAGCGGGTCAAGCGGTGCAGTTGCCTGTATTGCTTTTCAACCCAACAGCGGATTTCTTAAAGGTCCGCGTTTCAATAAATGGAAGTGTCGTGTCTCGGTTCCTTAATTCGTCGCTTTCATGCGACGCCGTGGTGCCTCCAAAGTCGAACTCCACCTGTCTCCTAAACTTTGCACTATCTAAGGACTTAAGACCGGGTTTCTATAATGCTACGCTGGAGATCGCCTTAAGTAGCTTATCGGGGTACGCTGGCTCTGTTGTTTTTAGAAAAACAGTGCAGTTGCCCGTAGTGAGCGGTGCCGAGGTCAACGTGTTAGCAACTCCCAGCCAGCAGCCGATCCCGGGATCTCCTACTCTAGTAACTCTGGCAATTTCGCAAGGTGGCCCTGCGCCGTTGCAAAACGTCACAGTACAAGTGCTAGACGGCGATGGTGTGAAAGTTCTAGCCGGTGGAGTGGTAGCTGTTCCAGTACTTACACAACTTCAGTTGCCTGTCCAGCTATTGATAACTAAACAGGGAGAGGTGAGAATTCCAGTTGAGATTTGCTATTTTTCTGGCACATGTATTATTAAATACGCAGACTTGTACATACCGCGGAGTGGGCTGTTCATCAACGCGGTTTTTAACCCACCGCAGGGCTATCCCGGATCGCTTACACAAGCCACATTTGTAATTGCCACTAACTACACTATGTCAAACGTAGGCGTGGAGGTTTACTCGCCTTTTAAAGCAATCACAAGCACCTCATCTGCTATTCCATTTATCGCACCGCAGTCACCCGCCACGTTTAACATTATTTTTGAAATACCTAGAGATGCTAAGCCGGGTGTATACCCAATCAACATATCTGTGGCCGGGACTCTCTACACATTCCACTACGAGGTTTTAAGACCTGAGTTTAATGTTGCGGCGGTATTTAACCCACCCGTGGCCTACCCCGGTGCTTTGATTTCCGGCACACTTACTGTTGTGTCTCCATTTAACGCAAGAAACGTCAATATTTCAATCTCAACGCCTTTAACCCTCCTAACCCCCTCAAGCTACTACGTGCCCTATATGCCTCAAGGCCAGCCCTACAGCACGTACCTAGTAATACAAATACCCGACGGCTACCCGCCTGGCAGATACCCCATCGCTGTGTCGATAAACGGTATTAGCTACACATACTACATTACAGTCAGCCAACCAAATGTAGTAATTCAAAACGTCTTAGTGACGCCGCCAAAGATTTTAGAGGGGACACCGGTGGCCCAGGTAAACGTCCAGGTAATTAACACAGGACCGGTCGTCGCGCGCAACGTCACGGTTACTCTACTTAACTCCACAATAGGCCGGCAGAGCTACACCCTCGATTACCTACCCCCCGGCTCTCCAGTAACTCTCACCTTCTATATCGACGCGTCCAAGTTGAGCCCGGGAAACTACAATGTTGTTGCACTAGCCAGCTGGGAGGGAGGCGGCTCCACGGCGCGGGGACTGTTAGAGATCGGCAGAAAAGACTCTCTAAGAATAACTTATAGGGTTTACAACGTCGCCCCCGGCTCCACAGCTGTTTTAATGATAAACGTCACAAACCTGGGCCCAGAGGAGGCGAAGAACGTAAGGATTTCCCTCACGCCATCGCAGGTATTTGAGCTACATGCATCAAACATAGCCGACGCCGCTACGGCTGGAGTGAGAATACTAGGTGATGTGCCTCCCGGCGCCACCGTCAGCACCGCGTTTCTACTTGATGTTTCCGACAAGGCGGTTAACGGCATCTACACCTTAACGCTGGTGCTGACTTGGAACCAAACTGGAGTCTTTGCGCCGGCTCTGCAGTATGTTAACATACCTATCGAAGTGCGAGGCGGCTTGGATATGTTCGTAGTTGTACCACTGGTGCTGACTATAGTGCTAGTCTTGGCGGGGATAGCCATGGCTTTGCGCAGAAGGCGCCGTGGATAG
- a CDS encoding ABC transporter ATP-binding protein has translation MASILSTQGIVKQFGAFRALDGVDISVERQKITLIIGPNGSGKTTLVNVITGVYKPESGKVFYMKRDGRAIDITGWPPHKIFAVGIVRTFQIPQVFQKLTVLENLLAVARGQRGEGVISALVKNWVKEEEELAKKAFSILKAVRLVDKWNTPANLLSAGEMKLLELARALMAGADLIILDEPIAGVPIDQAHEVFKIVRDINQQQAVTFLVIEHRIDIAFKYVDYVYAMASGRIISKGLPEEVANDPKVREVYIGG, from the coding sequence ATGGCCTCTATCCTCTCTACTCAGGGTATTGTGAAGCAATTCGGCGCCTTTAGGGCTCTAGATGGAGTCGATATTTCAGTCGAGAGGCAAAAAATCACGTTAATAATAGGCCCCAATGGCTCTGGCAAAACAACTCTGGTAAATGTAATAACTGGGGTCTACAAGCCGGAGTCTGGCAAGGTATTTTACATGAAGAGGGACGGCAGGGCTATTGACATAACTGGGTGGCCCCCGCATAAAATCTTCGCAGTGGGCATCGTAAGGACGTTTCAGATACCGCAGGTGTTTCAGAAACTGACGGTTTTAGAAAACCTCCTTGCAGTGGCAAGGGGGCAGAGGGGCGAAGGCGTGATTTCTGCCTTAGTAAAAAACTGGGTTAAAGAAGAGGAAGAGCTTGCGAAAAAGGCGTTTAGCATACTGAAGGCTGTTAGGCTCGTGGATAAGTGGAATACGCCCGCCAACCTCCTCTCGGCTGGCGAGATGAAGCTCCTGGAGCTAGCCAGGGCCCTCATGGCGGGGGCCGATTTAATAATACTTGACGAGCCCATTGCCGGCGTCCCTATAGACCAAGCCCACGAGGTCTTCAAAATCGTCAGGGACATAAACCAGCAACAAGCAGTCACCTTCCTAGTAATAGAACACCGCATAGACATAGCCTTCAAATACGTCGACTACGTATACGCAATGGCCAGTGGCCGCATAATTTCAAAGGGGTTGCCAGAAGAAGTCGCCAACGACCCCAAGGTCAGGGAGGTCTATATCGGGGGATAA
- a CDS encoding ABC transporter substrate-binding protein: MASKSLYIGIIVGVVVILAIAALLATGGGQQTPTTKPTTPTPTTTQTTPTQTPTTTSPSPTQQKKTVYIGAALPLTGGLQSYGIGVRNAVELAVEDANEMCPGVKFELLVEDTGTNPQQALQKVQTLYAKGARLVVGPMASGEVSAVKSFADQNKIIIFSPSSTSPLLAIPNDWVYRIVPTDFAQAAAIADLLNKLGVKKAVILYRNDAWGLGLKNAIANESRKLGIDIVATAGYDPDPKAFPTAVPEAVRKLSSALGQPSTDAAMVFVTFEDDGVIAIQSAASDSVLGKVRWVGTDGIAYSEALIKQVGKEMAAARMLGTIAAPDPNDPKFQEFKQRYRSKYGKDPVAYDPYGYDAAMILMQIVCKLGTDEPDKVRAALEQWGKEGTYQGVTGKVYLDAAGDRAYPNYVVWGVVIEGGQPKYIDAAYYYGTDRKIVIFDQGKPLFQ; this comes from the coding sequence ATGGCATCCAAAAGCCTGTATATAGGTATAATAGTCGGAGTAGTGGTAATACTGGCAATCGCGGCCCTTTTAGCCACAGGTGGGGGCCAACAGACTCCAACCACTAAACCAACCACCCCGACGCCAACCACTACACAGACAACCCCGACCCAGACGCCGACAACCACCTCGCCAAGCCCGACGCAACAGAAGAAGACAGTCTACATCGGGGCCGCCCTGCCTCTGACTGGAGGTTTGCAGTCTTATGGTATTGGTGTGAGGAATGCTGTCGAGCTAGCTGTCGAAGATGCGAATGAGATGTGTCCCGGGGTGAAGTTTGAGCTTTTGGTAGAGGACACCGGCACAAACCCGCAGCAGGCTTTGCAGAAGGTGCAGACGCTATACGCCAAGGGGGCTCGGCTAGTTGTAGGCCCCATGGCCAGCGGCGAGGTCAGCGCAGTTAAGTCCTTCGCCGACCAGAACAAGATAATTATCTTCAGCCCCTCCTCCACCTCGCCTCTGCTAGCCATACCCAACGACTGGGTATATAGAATAGTCCCCACAGACTTCGCACAAGCCGCCGCCATAGCCGACCTACTCAACAAACTCGGCGTCAAGAAGGCGGTGATTCTCTACAGAAACGACGCCTGGGGCCTCGGCCTCAAAAACGCCATAGCCAACGAGAGCAGAAAGCTGGGGATAGACATAGTGGCCACAGCCGGCTATGATCCAGATCCCAAGGCCTTCCCCACTGCGGTTCCCGAGGCGGTTAGAAAGCTGTCAAGCGCCCTGGGCCAGCCCAGCACCGACGCCGCCATGGTGTTTGTCACTTTTGAGGACGACGGCGTCATCGCCATCCAGTCAGCCGCCTCCGACTCCGTGTTGGGTAAGGTTAGGTGGGTGGGGACAGACGGCATAGCCTACAGCGAGGCTTTAATTAAACAGGTGGGTAAGGAGATGGCGGCGGCCAGGATGCTGGGCACGATCGCGGCGCCTGACCCCAACGACCCCAAGTTCCAGGAGTTTAAGCAGAGGTACAGGTCGAAGTACGGCAAGGACCCCGTTGCCTACGATCCGTATGGCTACGACGCGGCTATGATACTTATGCAGATTGTCTGTAAGCTAGGCACAGACGAACCCGACAAGGTGAGGGCCGCTCTTGAGCAGTGGGGTAAGGAGGGCACCTACCAAGGCGTCACCGGCAAGGTATATCTCGACGCCGCCGGCGACAGAGCATACCCCAACTACGTCGTATGGGGCGTAGTTATCGAAGGCGGGCAACCAAAATACATAGACGCCGCCTACTACTACGGCACAGACAGAAAGATAGTTATATTTGACCAAGGCAAGCCGCTGTTTCAGTAA
- a CDS encoding branched-chain amino acid ABC transporter permease: MELFVNIDYPTLARAVIFSNIYVLLALGLNLTYITTKIPSFAHGDLATIGAYVSYLSIVFLFTQLGIPANVYLTIPIVALATGAVAVLSYIAVFRPMIRRGAGITSLMIASFGLHFVLFASVAIVADYVQNTFKVLSRNVLLARWEFVWPGTDFLTSVMINSTIMVVVVTALLYILLYKTRYGIVMRASIDNLYLARAVGINVERVFAVAWLLIGAVTGIAGIYMAMFFPMTEELGWLRLAVMFVASVVGGLSNIYGAVLGGYVVGLSLVLGAAYILTPLGVPTEFQLAIPFAFVIVILLFAPQGLAGIVSKIVERGRR; the protein is encoded by the coding sequence ATGGAGTTATTTGTTAACATTGACTACCCAACACTTGCGAGGGCTGTGATATTTTCCAATATCTATGTACTGCTGGCGCTTGGGCTGAATTTAACCTACATCACAACGAAAATCCCGTCTTTTGCACACGGCGACTTGGCCACAATAGGCGCCTACGTCAGCTACCTCTCTATTGTTTTTCTATTTACACAACTCGGAATACCAGCTAATGTATACCTAACTATTCCAATTGTTGCTCTAGCTACTGGCGCCGTTGCGGTGCTGTCGTACATAGCTGTGTTTAGACCTATGATTAGGAGGGGGGCCGGAATCACATCCTTAATGATTGCGTCGTTTGGATTGCACTTTGTGTTATTTGCCTCGGTTGCCATAGTCGCCGATTATGTACAGAACACGTTTAAAGTGTTGAGTAGAAACGTCCTACTTGCGAGGTGGGAGTTTGTGTGGCCTGGCACAGATTTCCTAACCTCCGTAATGATCAACTCAACTATCATGGTTGTCGTGGTTACGGCGTTGCTCTACATACTGCTGTATAAGACTCGCTATGGTATAGTCATGAGGGCCAGTATTGATAATCTCTACCTAGCTAGGGCTGTTGGGATAAATGTGGAGAGGGTATTCGCTGTGGCTTGGCTCCTAATCGGCGCGGTGACCGGCATCGCCGGTATCTACATGGCTATGTTCTTCCCAATGACCGAGGAGCTGGGGTGGCTTAGGCTCGCCGTTATGTTCGTCGCATCGGTGGTGGGAGGCTTGTCTAACATCTACGGGGCAGTGCTAGGCGGCTATGTCGTCGGTCTAAGTCTCGTCCTCGGCGCGGCGTATATTCTGACTCCCCTGGGGGTGCCCACCGAGTTCCAGCTCGCCATACCGTTCGCCTTCGTGATAGTAATACTGCTATTCGCGCCTCAAGGCTTGGCTGGAATAGTTTCAAAAATCGTTGAGAGGGGGAGGAGATGA
- a CDS encoding branched-chain amino acid ABC transporter permease, with protein MILQLELGSLEVLFRETMIFIAIYGIYVLSLNLEVGYLGLPQFGKVMFLALGALAVGGIATKIALLIYGGTISAQLNISPLSDLDTYCSAYQYQTIDIINNIFTSMPLHGVGFFLLSLILAALLGGVFGILMAGPALRLREDYLGILLLVSAEMIRIIATYTPQVACGVFGAVVPDPFAWVGTDRRPWVYLAVTLLFLLATVFILERLANSPFGRALRAIRDAETAARVFGKDVVRYRIRVLSTASALAGIAGALFAFYNNVINMNMFVPYYTFTAWTMLIIGGMGNNYGALSGVVVYYIIDRVLSIYKEGIRQIVNVDPVFFQYIILGVIIILVLMFRPQGLVGEKPAKTLKRRVLEKLRGEA; from the coding sequence ATGATTCTCCAACTGGAGCTGGGATCTCTTGAAGTGCTTTTTAGAGAGACGATGATATTTATAGCGATTTACGGCATATATGTATTGAGCCTAAATCTAGAGGTTGGATACCTCGGCCTTCCCCAGTTCGGCAAGGTAATGTTCCTGGCGCTGGGGGCGCTTGCTGTTGGGGGTATTGCGACGAAAATTGCGCTGTTAATCTACGGGGGGACTATATCCGCCCAGCTTAACATATCTCCCTTATCAGATCTAGACACGTACTGCTCTGCGTATCAGTACCAAACTATAGACATAATCAACAATATATTTACGTCTATGCCGCTACATGGCGTGGGGTTTTTCTTGTTGTCGCTGATTCTAGCCGCGTTGCTAGGAGGGGTATTCGGGATTTTAATGGCGGGACCTGCCTTGAGGCTACGCGAGGATTATCTAGGCATTTTGCTTCTAGTAAGCGCGGAGATGATTAGAATAATTGCCACATACACCCCGCAGGTGGCTTGCGGAGTCTTCGGAGCCGTGGTGCCCGATCCCTTTGCCTGGGTGGGCACCGACCGCCGGCCGTGGGTGTATCTAGCCGTTACACTCCTATTTCTACTGGCTACGGTGTTTATACTTGAGAGGTTGGCCAACTCGCCGTTTGGCCGCGCTCTGAGGGCAATCCGCGACGCCGAGACCGCGGCTAGGGTGTTCGGAAAGGACGTGGTGAGGTACAGGATAAGAGTTTTGAGCACCGCCTCTGCGCTGGCCGGAATCGCCGGGGCGCTTTTCGCCTTTTACAACAACGTCATTAACATGAACATGTTTGTGCCGTACTATACGTTTACTGCCTGGACTATGCTTATCATAGGGGGGATGGGTAATAACTACGGCGCACTTTCGGGCGTCGTCGTTTACTATATCATTGATAGAGTTCTTAGTATCTACAAAGAGGGTATTAGGCAGATTGTCAACGTCGATCCAGTATTCTTCCAGTACATAATACTAGGCGTTATAATAATACTTGTGCTTATGTTTAGGCCTCAGGGCCTCGTTGGTGAGAAGCCGGCAAAGACATTAAAGAGGCGTGTTTTAGAGAAGTTGCGCGGGGAGGCGTAA